TCCGGGCATCAACGAGTCAAGAACCTGAAACTCTCTCTTCCCGCTATGCATGACGACAGTAACCCAGTGAGTGTTTCCCTTGTTTAGAGGAATATAAGTCTGCATGACAATGAGCAtaaaacacaatcaacacatgcTATAGTATGTATATACCGTGTAACCAATCAAACTTATCTTCGGTTTTTTGAAATACTCGTCCTCACATCTATTCTTGGGTCCATTACTATGCGACTCTGCTTCATAGTCGTTACCGGCTGTCTTCTTTCCGGGTCTAATGTGAAGCAGCCAATGTACCCTCCAAGTTTTCAACATGAAACGATCGTCATTAACTTTGTCGGCCAAAAATGATGAGTATGCATTAATTACCTATAAATAATGTGTCAGATTTGACAATGATATTTTGGAATCAATTGTAATACAATAGATGAAATTAACTTACGTCGCCACTTAGCCACTCATCGTTAATAATTTCACAAGCTCTCTGCACACTGAGACCATCTTCTGTGCCATCATTGAAAATTTCTGTTTTGGCATGTTTTTGTGAATACTCATGCGCACGCACGTACTTGATGGACGCTTTCACCACGTCATACTCATCACTAGATTTGTTAACACCACCATTTTGGAACAATTCTGTAACACACAACTCAAATACTTATAAACGCAATTATATAAATAATTATTACGCAAGAACAATTAGAAACACAAAAAACTTACTTCCTTCCGCAGAACGTTTTGCACGCTTGTTCGGTTTAGGGACCACATAAGGAGACTTGACATGTTGTGACCCTTTGCGCTTGCGCCTGCCAGTAACCTCCTCCACTTCCTCTTCCACTCCTTGAGAACCAAGCGATGCATGCGATGCGATCTCGTCCGTCCCTAAAGATGAGGCCGCTTTTTCATCTGATACTTCGGTACTTCGATAGGATCATCCATATCACCCTTGAAACTATCCATGTACTCAGGTGTGCAGTAAAAAGGTGTGTTTCCACGAGAAGTTACATCAACGCCGTCATCATCCTTTTGCAAATTCATTTTTGAAGGTGTATGGAACTGGTCTGAATCATCTTTCTGATATACAAACTCTTTTTCCGGAAATTCACCATCGTTTCCAGACTCATTAATGCCTCCATATagattctcttcttcttcttcgaggtTACCAGGTTTGTAGAAGACACCGGTTTTGTTCAGTTTCTCAATCATCCTCTGCAAGAAAACATTGCATCTTAGTTCTTCAATAAAGTGATGGACGTTAAAGTGACATGCTCAAGTGTTACCTGTGCACATAACTCTCGCAAACGAAGCATTTCCTTCTGAAGCTCATTAATCTCACTCAAAATCCGGTCCATAGTAGGCTTCTGGATCGAAGCCTCCGAGGTACTGCCCTCTTTCCTCCTTCCAGTAACGTTAGATTTTTTGGTACTAGCTTTCTTAGTTTTTTtagcttcttcttctccaaattttTTCAGCCTGTACTCCTCTGTAATGTTGTCATCGATCTACAAATGCAACATGAGAATTATACATACAAATCATATTAACACTTAATTTTATTTCATAAATGTAAAACAAAACAAGATTACTCGGATTACCATCCCAACACCACGACCATATTCATAGTCGTATTTGTCTCTTCTCGCAGCCATATCTTTCGTCCAGTTCCTCATCAGTGGGCTCAACAATGCCAACGGATCATATTTTGGACCGATGACTGGTTGCACCTTCTCCCAGTATAGGTACTGCAAAACACATAAACTAATTAAATAACATGTTCTTCGATAACATTATATAAGAAAAATGTTAAAATTAATAAAAATAACGTACTTGCAAAAGGGCCAGGTTCCCCTGTGGCCACTGCCTAACATGGTCGTCCTGCAGAAGCTTGTCAATCTCCGACAAACAGAATCATGAAGTGAATGCATTCTAGTTGAACTTCCTTATCAACTTAATATTTTGCACTAAGGCATAGTACTTCTTCGGAACGTATTCATGAGACACTGGTGCAATTATAGTTCCTAAGAGAACTAGAAACGTCATCCGAATAAAGTCATCGTCCGTGGTCTTATTCCTCACAATCTTTTCGATCAGATCATCAATCATGATCTTACCATTTTTTTTGTTAACAAAACTAACTGGTATTTTTTTGGTTGCTTTTTCTCCTTCTGTACTAAGAAAACCAAAAACATCCACTCCATTGTTTTTCCAACCAAATATGGAGTACACATCATCAGGCCTTAGTGAAATAAGGCCTTTACTTCCAGCACTACTTCCAGAACTCTCTTGGACCATGAGTTTTTTGCTACTTGGATTGTAACCTTGGAGTAAAAAATGAAGCAAAAAATCACGCATCTTTATCGATGGTATTCTGAACATGCCCTGCATATCCGTTTCATAAAACCTGAATTTCTGACTTGGTGACAGTCTGTCAACTAGACTAACCCACTTTTCAACAGAACATGGAATCACACCGTCGATATTCATACTGCATGAAATAGTTTTCTGTCACATACCATGGTACTGCTATGACCTTCTTCGTATAAAAAACACAGACACAAAAAAACATACACGACGGCGACGGTGGGAGAGGCACCGGCGGCGTAGAGACGGAGACGGGTCAGGGCAGGCAGGCGTACGTCGGCAGTACGTGTAGATCGCGGCGGCGGCTAGACGGGCTGGCGGAAAGTTAGACGGGATAGAAGGTATGTTTGCATGCACGTCGGCTAAGGACGTCGCCCGAGCGCTGATTGCGGCGGCGTTGTTAGTGGGACGGCCCCATGCACGCATGCGCGTCGTTTAGCGAGACGCCCggcgttttttattttctttttagatAGACGACCTCTTTTTTTAACTTAATCGAACGGGCTCATTTTTTGAACTTAATCGAATAGGCTAATTTTTTTAACTTACTCGGACAGGCTCTTATTTTTTTCACGTGCTCCAATGAACGTGGCAAGCACGCATGCCAAATTTTTTAGAGTTTTGACActgtatggattttctacgattttctgggccgaaaacccctaaaatactgcccggacgtgacgcaacgtgcgttcgttgtcggatttcgttcatttttggcatggggtgcccgggtggggccccacacgcgctggcaaaagttgggtgcattccgtaaaaccgctcaggtacttggtgtggaaggcggtggtttcggtatgggcggagggggCCCTCGGTCGTACGCCtctccttcgcatccgccaaacgggcTCTTATTTTTTTCACGTGCTACAATGACCGTGGCAAGCACGCACGCCAAATTTTTTCGAGTTTCGACActgtatggattttctacgattttctgggccgaaaacccctaaaatactgcccggacgtgacgcaacgtgcgttcgttgtcggatttcgttcatttttggcgtggggtgcccgggtggggccccacacgcgctggcaaaagttgggtgcattccgtgaaaccgctcaggtacttggtgtggaaggcaatggtttcggtatgggcggagggggCCCTCGGTCGTACGCCtctccttcgcatccgccaaacgggcTCTTATTTTTCTCGCATGCTCCAATGACCGTGGCAAGCACGCACGGCAAGAATTTTCGAGTTTCGACACTTTATGGATTTCCTACGATTTTCTGGGCcaaaaacccctaaaatactgcccggacgtgacgcaacgtgcgttcgttgtcggatttcattcatttttggcgtggggtgcccgggtggggccccacacgcgctggcaaaagttgggtgcattccgtgaaaccgctcaggtacttggtgtggaaggcggtggtttcggtatgggcggagggggCCCTCGGTCGTACGCCTCTGCTTCGCATTCGCCAAACGGGCTCTTATTTTTTTCACGTGCTCCAATGACCGTGGCAAGCACACATGCCAAAAAAATTTGACTTTCGACACTGTATGGATTTCTATGATTTTCtgggccgaaaacccctaaaatactgcccggacgtgacgcaacgtgcgttcgttgtcggatttcgttcatttttgtCGTGGGTGCCtaggtggggccccacacgcgctggcaaaagttgggtgcattccgtgaaaccgctcaggtacttggtgtggaaggcggtggtttcggtatgggcggagggggCCCTCGGTCGTACGCCtctccttcgcatccgccaaacgggcTCTTATTTTTTTCACGTGCTCCAATGACCGTGGCAAGCACGCACGCCAAAAAATTTCGAGTTTCGACActgtatggattttctatgattttatgggccgaaaacccctaaaatactgcccggacgtgacgcaacgtgcgttcgttgtcggatttcgttcatttttggcgtggggtgcccgggtggggccccacacgcgctggcaaaagttgggtgcattccgtgaaaccgctcaggtacttggtgtggaaggcggtggtttcggtatgggcggagggggCCCTCGGTCGTACGCCtctccttcgcatccgccaaatGGGCTCTTATTTTTTTCACGTGCTCCAATGACCGTGGCAAGCATGCACGCCAAATTTTTTCGAGTTTCGACActgtatggattttctacgattttatgggccgaaaacccctaaaatactgcccggacgtgacgcaatgtGCGTTCGTTGTCGAATTTCGTTCATTTTGGCGTGGGGTGCCCGGGGGGGCCCACACGCGCTGGCAAAAGTTGGAtgcattccgtgaaaccgctctggtacttggtgtggaaggcggtggtttcgGTGGGTGGTTTTCGCCAAATTCTTGAAAATAGTTACATACGCAATTTTTTGTTGATATAATTTATCTGATGAGGTTGCTTTTACAAGCTTGCCAAGTTGTATTTGCATCATATTAAAATAGCCGCGATAACTGCTCTATAGCTGCCCGGGAGCCTCGCCACTAAGCTATGGCTGCTGCCGCGACATCCTCCACATATCCCTCTAAATGGCTCAAAACTCAgcaaaaccctcagaaatcatctCTTCCACCAGAAAAATTTCCGCTATTTGCTGCGATTGCCCGCTATTGCGGCCACTATAGCTGCTGGGAGAGGTCGCCGCGAAATCATTTCTCCCGCTATTTCAATCTATGATTTGCATGCACAGTTAACACATTTCTGTtatcttcctctcttcttcttttcttttctttcttgagAGGATAAATATATGAAGAGCTAGTGAAAACACTGATATTAATCAAAattatttcatttttatttttctttcttcctctcttcttcttttcttttctttcttcatctcttcttcttttcttttatatcatttttatttttctttcaattTTCCCGGTAAACTATTAAATTTTAATTTCTTTCGGCGCACttttattttataaaatgattCAAAATTTAAAAACTTCTCCACAATACTTCATAATAATTTACATCTAAATTTCATTCCAACATAAATATAGTTCATTAAACCCGACGACGGTTCATTTTACATTAGAACATAAAAAAACTTAATTAAACAGGACCTAAGCGAAATTAACTAAACATAATTGGACCTAATCTAAACCTAATCTACTCGTCGTCCGAGGCGGCGAGGTCCACGATCTCGCCCGCACCGCTGTCACCGTCGTCGTCGCTGCTGCTCTTGCTGCCGTCGTCCCAGTCGCCGGCGTCGTCCTCCATCGGAGCCGCCTGCGCCTGCACTGATGCCCGCCGCCGCATCCCGTGCGGCCTGCAGCTCGGCAGCCTTTGCTGCAGCCGCCATAGCCGCCGCGGCGTCGAGTGCGGCCTGCAGCTCGGCGGCCTctctcgccgccgccgtggccgccgctTCTGCCTGCGACGCCCGCAGTGCGATGAGGTAGCCGGGGCAGTCGTCGGGGTCGCCGTCCTCGCGCAGCGCGAACTGCTCCGGCGGGATCTCGACggtgggaggggaggcgggcgcggcgagggcgggcaCCGGACGGCGGGACGAGCTTGGAGGCGGCGTGGCCGCCGGAGGGGGACGGCGGGGCCGGCGCGGGGCAGACGACGAGCCGCCCGTCCGCAACTCCCGACGAGCCTGCGCGACGACTGTCCAGTAGTTCTTCCCCCTCCAGAACCTACCGCGGCCGACGGTGTTCCAGCGGCCGCCCTCGTGCCGGCGGAGCTCATCCCGCGACGCGCCGGGCCCCCTCGTCGGGTACCCGTCGGCGGTGATGCGGAATGCATGCGGCAGACGGCAGCCCGGCGGCACCATCAGCCCGACCCGGATGAGCTCGTCGGCCTCCGGCGTGCTCAGGCTAGTCGGCCACGAGCCGCCACAGCCGTCGCTGCCGTCGGACGCCATGGAGGCCGCCGAGAAGGGAGCACGTCGTCGGTGGAGTGCGTCGGTGGGTGAGGGGAGGGGGTGAGACGCGCCGACTGGGGTGGGGGAGGCAGACGGGAGGGGAGCGGAGTTTATGAACGAGCGTCGGTGGGTGCGGGAGGCGGACGGGTAGGTGACCGACGGCCCGGCTTAACGCCGGCATTAATGGCGTCTCGGGGGCGGCGGGCGCCTCGGGAACCCCCCTTGACCGACGCCACGACGGCACGCAACCGTCCGTCCACACGTCGCGTtgtaatttttttagttttttttttctctCTCGCCGACAACATGTCGACAGGTCGCGTCGTCTTTTTTTTCTTTGACCACGACTGGTCGTCGTCGTACGTACGCGGACGGCCGCGTGTATGGGCAGTCGACGTACAGTCCGGCCCCGCGGGTATAGCCCCGTCGCGCGGGTACAGCCGCGTCGCGCGGGCGGGTACAGCCCCGCCGCGCGGGCGGGGGCTTTTTATGTGATGGGACGATCCTATCCTTTTTAATGAAGGGGTACGGAGCGATCTCAGCCGTTGTTGTATTTAGAgggttgtaccgaagaagaagtgTTTGTGTTTTTGTTTGCAAATAGTACTTGTTAACGAAGATGAATATATGTTGCTGCTGATATTCAAGAAACAAACATGCACTGTCAGATTTCCCTTCTAGTTGTTGGATGTTGCTGTATTCACTGACGAGCGCTTCCTCAACGGCTAGACCTGTCCCGCCAGCCTCTCCGCGATTCTGCTCCAGCGTCACAAGCCTACGGCTTTTCACCGGCGCCTCGTCTCCGGGGATATTTCATTTGGAGATTTTGCGTGTAGTCCAATCAGTCGTAGTGGTTTCCTAGGGACTGATCTTGTGATCCTAGAGACCTAGACTGGTATTAATCCTTACCGTAGATACAATCTCTGAATCCAGTGCAGGGGTGCTCTTCCCTGAACACATCGTAGAGAACAACACCGTGAACGCTCAGAGAGATTCAGGGATCATCGATAAAGACTGAATTTTCTTACTGCACACTCATGCATACTAAAGCATTTGCAACTTTCAAATCAACACTTTTTCGCCAGTCTGGAAGGATTCAAGTTGACAGTGCGGTTGGATTAGACATTAGAGTCGGACCAATGTATGTTGTGGCAAGATAATATGTTGATGCAAACTATTTAAACAGGGGACAATGCATAAACACAACAACTTCAGAATGTTCAGCGTCTCATTGAAATCCAACGACGAATTGTTCAACAATAACCAACAGATCATAAAACTACCTAGATCATAGATCACATTCTCAGAGCACGACGGTTGCAACAAAATGGACATAAGAGCTCCATTACAAATGAAACTAGGGTGGTGCCACGTACCACTCTGCATATTTGGAGGCCTAATTCTAATTGTCCCTGGCCACTCTAGGAGGTTTGCTTCGGTTGCGACAGGCCAAGTGGCAAGGGCTGCTGCCACAGGGGCACCTGTCTCCATCACTTGCAACAGCTTCTCCGGTAGCTCTTTTGCTCTGACGGTGACGGAGTTCCTCAAGCTCACACTTCATGTTATCGACTTGCAGCTGGAGGGATTCAACGTCGTCCTGGAGTCTGTTGATGACTTTGATTGCATTCTCAGGGAACTTCTTGTCCAACCATTTGCTGAACTTGCAGTCTTCTCCCGAATGCTGATTAAAAAGGGAAATTTCATTGTGGACGTACTAATGCAGAGATTGTACGTTCAGAGCAGTAATGATACAACCGTGATAAACAATTTTCCGAAGGAAACTCACCATGAAGAGAGGGCAGGGGAAGAACCTTCGTCCTGGGTCTTCGGTGCGCCATGAGGTTTCGATGGTGCATGGTCTATCGTGCTTGCAATTTGGCCAGGTCCCATCATCGGATTCATATCCTTCGTCTGGAACTGTTGTGTTATTGCTGTCAGATGCATTTGGAACAGAGTCCCTTTTCTTGACGGTCCAGCAGGCCAACAGTCTGAAAGCACGAACTTGAAGGAGTGACACTTTCAAAAATGCCATCCAAGACGCCTCCCCTATAATGTCAGTGAGCACATGGTAGGGAGCAGCCGAGGGAACCGTCCTTACACACAAAATGTGATGCAAATTGAGTTCATGCGTTGCTTCATTCAATTTAAGAATCTTCATTATGGCGCGCCGCACTTGTTCGAACGGCTTATGCTTCA
This region of Triticum aestivum cultivar Chinese Spring chromosome 2D, IWGSC CS RefSeq v2.1, whole genome shotgun sequence genomic DNA includes:
- the LOC123049834 gene encoding uncharacterized protein, with the translated sequence MAELKHKPFEQVRRAIMKILKLNEATHELNLHHILCVRTVPSAAPYHVLTDIIGEASWMAFLKVSLLQVRAFRLLACWTVKKRDSVPNASDSNNTTVPDEGYESDDGTWPNCKHDRPCTIETSWRTEDPGRRFFPCPLFMHSGEDCKFSKWLDKKFPENAIKVINRLQDDVESLQLQVDNMKCELEELRHRQSKRATGEAVASDGDRCPCGSSPCHLACRNRSKPPRVARDN